Proteins from a single region of Thunnus albacares chromosome 16, fThuAlb1.1, whole genome shotgun sequence:
- the LOC122965559 gene encoding uncharacterized protein LOC122965559, with the protein MDEFRWIKISLFLILVLQFRAVTGQDSYITVRDGDEVTLPCKNVINDQDKCDGTTWMYGRKENSTVVELIRLGQIGRYSRDRLSVTADCSLVIKKVTLDDFGRYSCRQYDRSGQPQGQDAIVYLSVININEQRDDDKVTLTCSVLKYEYCQDTVEWLYDGNREDFTNLGKSSCGAAVTFTASNLDQTSHYSELFKCKVTERNGGTLLFNFTPQSSSEKHAISTGNMGGTREENKTSAHNDDPTKLPVCTDCSALSYIMLVMRVAELLLITVITVLLFRARGNQRPPDDNIDLNSVRSRTAKRSGPTASQEQNDEDDGAVKYENFGEPSTSVRLH; encoded by the exons ATGGATGAATTCAGATGgattaaaatatctttatttctgATTCTGGTGCTTCAGTTTAGAG CAGTAACAGGACAAGATTCttacatcactgtcagagatggagatgaagtcactttgccttgtaaaaatgtgataaatgatcAGGACAAATGTGACGGCACTACCTGGATGTACGGTAGAAAAGAAAACTCAACAGTAGTAGAGCTGATTAGACTTGGGCAGATTGGTAGATATTccagagacagactgagtgttacagcggactgttctctggttataaagaaGGTCACACTAGATGATTTTGGTCGTTACAGCTGCAGACAGTACGACAGATCAGGACAACCACAAGGTCAAGATGCTATagtttatctgtctgttattaaca TTAATGAACAAAGGGATGATGATAAGGTGACATTAACCTGCTCTGTGTTGAAATATGAATACTGTCAAGACACAGTGGAGTGGCTGTATGACGGTAACAGGGAGGATTTCACAAACCTGGGGAAAAGTTCTTGCGGAGCCGCTGTGACATTTACAGCTTCTAATCTTGATCAGACGTCACATTATTCTGAGTTATTTAAGTGTAAAGTGACTGAACGTAATGGCGGGACACTGCTGTTTAACTTCACCCCTCAGTCCTCATCTGAGAAACACg CTATATCAACAGGAAACATGGGAGGGACAAGGGAGGAAAACAAAACGTCTGCACACAATGATGATCCAACAAAACTACCTG TTTGTACAGATTGTTCTGCTCTGAGCTACATAATGTTGGTGATGCGTGTGGCCGAACTCCTCCTCATCACTGTGATTACTGTTCTTCTCTTCAGAGCTCGAG GGAACCAGAGACCACCTGATGACAACATT gatTTAAACTCAGTAAGAAGCCGAACAGCGAAGCGTTCTGGTCCAACAGCCAGTCAG gagcagaatgatgaagatgatggtgCGGTGAAGTATGAAAACTTTGGAGAACCTTCTACTTCTGTCAGACTCCACTGA